The genomic interval aaataaaGTTCCACAGTCAGTAGACAGTAATAACAAGAATCTAGACAGAAGTccaaaacttcaaaaaattGCGTAATTTTTTAACAGATTGTATTTATAACTTATTGGGCTCATAAAAGCATTTATGTTTTAGATGTCAATCGGCAACATTTAGGTTCAAGGTGAACTAGAGGCACTTTCCTGTTAATATTTCATTACATCTCAGAAAGCTGTTTTATTCTTGTATGCTAAGTCCCTCTTAGTgaaattcagagaaaaagatttatttcatCCTACATTTAGCATTGTTTGAGGTTGTAATTGTAAGGCtgtaaaatggatttttttgcttttttgcttttttgaagattttaattttgcttCCTCTCATAATGACATGTAGacatgtttctgtgttttttgtcGTTTACAGGTCATGCTCTCATCGATTTCTCAAGGTCATCTCCCCAGTGACATCACTTCAGACACAAGGCGGGACTTCGATCTATGGTTCAGCGAACAGCTGAAAAAATCCACAAAACCGCTTGAATCGCCGTCATTGTCAAAGACCGAATCATCGTCCCCTCAGAAGAGTTGCCCTACCAAGTCTCCTGTGTCCACAGCTACGTCAACGCCCTCTGCTGTACAAAGCTCCTCACCTCACCTGTCAGCCACGCCCATGTCATCGTCAGGGAAACACACGCGGATGAGGACATCGTTCGACCCCGAACACGAGATCCCGCGCTTGCAGAAGTGGTTTCAAGTGAATCAGCACCCGACACGTGAACAAATGATTCTGTATTTAAGCGAGTTGAACAGTCTTGATTCGCGGAAAGGACGCAAACAACTGGACCTCACAAACATTATTTACTGGTTTAAAAACGCAAGAGCAGCATTTCGGCGAGCTAACAAGTCAACAGACGATTGCCAAGGCGATGGAGAAGATACGCTGGGCATGGCTTATCCAGATGCAGAAGAGTCCACCAAGGATGTAGGGGGTGGAAATATGGAGGATCGGGCAGATTCCCCTGTGGAAGAGTCCATTCCTTATCTGCCAAACAGGAATGCTGTGTACGTCATCCCCAATCCTCTTCACAGAATTGTCACTGAAGAACAGGCTACGGACTTGTCAACGAATAAACACAAGGACGAAAGGTCTGAGTCTCCGAAACCCTCATGTCCAAGTGAGAGCGGGGGCGAAGAAGATAGCAATCTTGACCTCAGCGATCACAGGCAGCAAGCATCCACTCCAAAACGAGACCTCGAGAAGGTCAGTGGGAAAAGGGGCGTGTCGCCGCAGGGACGAAAGCGTCGTCACTCAGAGGAGAGTTGTGCATCAGAAGATGAAGAGAATGAACCGAGGCCAAACAGTACCCACAAGTCCATGGTCAAACAGGAAATTGAGAGTGACCATGAGTATGTCGGCAGCCAAAGTCATATATCGCGCGAATTGTCTGTCCTAGCTCAGTCGCCCCATAACAGACTCGCCCTCTCCATCCCTCATATGCCCCATCCTTTAGCTATGCACTATATACCCCTCAATGCCCAGTATTACCATGCCCAACTCCAGCAACGCGGCCACCTGGTGCAGCAACAGGTTAATGTATCCCATAGCAACAGTAACCATAGCAACCACACCAACCACATAAATGCTAATTCTGTCTCGGCCAAAGCGGCACTGGACAAAAAACGTCGGACGAGAGTGTTTATTGACCCGCTGACGGAGATTCCGAAGTTAGAACAGTGGTTTTTGGAAGACACGCATCCGTCCGCGTACATGATAGACAAATACTGTGAGGAGCTTAACCGCTCAGAGTACAGGAGGAAATACCCTAGGCTAGAGCCAAAAAATGTCCAGCTATGGTTTAAAAACCACCGAGCAAAGGTAAAGAGGATGCGTATCGAAGGCCCAGGGCATGGCGTGAACTATAAATATGACGACAGCAGCCCAGGGGGCGAACTGTTTGATTATGAGCAGCATAACTCCCAGCATGCTTTGAGCTATGAAGTTGACAAAGGGAGACAAATTCTGTCAGCCTGAGCCCAAGTGGagactgtgtatatatatatatatatatatatatatgttatatatatatatatatatttacgtgtacatgcataGTATGCTCTTGTGTTTAATCATCggctacatgtgtattttaatcTAAACATTTACTAATGTACATGTTGAAGTCTTTGTACACCAGTGCATAAAATTCatgtataatttacatgtttcaTAATATCTATGTAAGACCTCAATActttttactgtaatttttcatttatacttctAAAGGGGTATGATGTGTTATCagtgttggtttttttttttttttcttttgtctttgttattttttttttccttgttgaTTGAAGTATGTGACATActtgtcgtcgttgttgttgttatggcTTCAACTTACCGCAGAATGtttatgataacatttatgacatttacatgtgcaaaatGCTGTGTGCATGCTCTGGTTTTGAACTCTTTactcaataatatatatatatatatatatatatacatgtacatgtatgttgttaacAAGGGACATAGTGAAAACTTGCGCATACTGTCTCATTGAATTGATAACTTACAGACACTACGCATCTCATATCATTTTTTGTTCTTCTTCATTCTCATAATAAAATGCCAAAACTCCTAAGGGACTAGTGCAAAGTTTGTGTGCCTATTCAAATATCCATGTATATTCTAATATCCAAATCTAATAGCAAAATTTACACTTTTTTAACATGTGCTTTAGAATAGTTTATTATTAACACACAATTCTTCAACTGCCAACGACAATACCTTGATAGGCATCAAATATATCCACAAGTAAGGTTCTTGAAGACCATGaaaaaagggaggtaatccacTAAAATTTGTTGACCTGTTATGTAATCATCCAACCACATACTATAAAAGGTCATAAGCTTCATGGATTATTCTTGAATATCTAGATCATTGTCAGTTATTTCAAGTTCATCAAAATTGGTAACATCATTATGAATTTAACATGTTATTAAATCTATACTCTGCAAGTAtctataaatttacatttactatgGAGGGTTCGAAATTAAATTTGTTGCTGATTAAATTTGGGCAAATTTTATATGGGGGAAACATTTTCCAAACATGTTTTGGGCTAAAACTTTTGCCCAAGGATACTCTTAGCAGAACTGGTGGATTGATCTGTTTTtctggattatctccctttctttGTCAGTTGCAAATCCCCGTTCGCAAATGTTGCAATGTAGCCCCAGAATTTACACGTCATCACTGGTGGGAAGTTCAGTTGTGCAGTGAATTCCCAACgcctgtatatttgtacatattttactCATGTCCTGGTGCATGTTAAACTTACCAAATAAAATGTCCTCTTGACTGATGCTAAAGAAAAAGATGGGACTTTGCTGCATGTTGATTGTTTGTACAAAGCAgcacctttttttcttttttatccattttcaaaaagagtttttttttctagggGAGAATACTCTGCATAGGTGAGATCATTTAGAGCATAATTAGTTGGATGTACAGGTTAGCCTCTGGTTTATATTGTTGAGTGCTTGAATTTGGCGATAACGCAAAGGATggattttttatttctgtttctaCACAAGGAAACTAGTCAGTGCTTAAAGGACctaactgtttttcttttttttttttcacaccagaGCCAAAAATTTATTGTAAACATTTGTAGTACAGGGTTCTCGCCAGGCTACATCtttgaataaagaaataactgtgcaaatttttttttttttttttttgtatttgttcaaCCTATTGATACTGCTGTTAACTGAATGTTCACCAAAGAAAAAGTATGAAACTGACCTATTTTTGAAAtccagaactttttttttttttttttttggcatttgtTTCGTAAATAATGCAAGgtgcattttattttctatacAAGAAAAACATAGATTTCAGAAGGCATAATTTCACAGTAAACATTTTACCTGGTTGTGACatagaaaatatattttgccaaaacatacaaataaatggTGCATCTAACACTTCATGCTAAgcttgctatttttttttcttcttgactGAATTCAAGTTCAAAGCTTTAGAAATGCTTGAATTATTTTcaggttttaacattttttaatccAATCATATTGATGGATTACTGTACAtttgcatgtttatgttttgtatggtACATTGTATAATAACGTATAATTTCTTGTTACATTATGGCACAATATTTTGCATATTATTATGTCATTTTACAGTTAATACATTGTGGATTGTGGAggttaaaataatgttttttgtttgtaaccATTGACCggtttcattaatttatttattgccaTATTACCAAGATTTTCGTATGACCTGACACTATCTCCATTGATGCTTTCcatgtttctgtattttttcaagatcatttttgtttttgatgctATTTTTTGCCATATAAAATCCACCTTTTacaacagatgtttttttttccttcaaataACTTACAGTTCAGTCAAGCAAAGTTGGgttaaaatataatatacttAGCGTTCTGACAGTTACTAATGTAAGtcggtgttttgttttattgtgacATTGTTAAGGACAACTTTTTGATAAGATATACtcatacaaacatttatttatttattttcacacttCCTGTCATAATGACCATGTATGCAGGTTGACCAAATACATAATAGTTCGTGTTAAAATGGAGAAGTAGAAGTAAATTTACATACACGTGTGTATATTTTAACTCCTCACATCAACTTGTTTTCCTTGTCTAATTGTTTTTATTGGAGTTCACCAAATCTTTTACGGTAATGT from Liolophura sinensis isolate JHLJ2023 chromosome 3, CUHK_Ljap_v2, whole genome shotgun sequence carries:
- the LOC135463393 gene encoding homeobox protein dve-1-like, producing the protein MDFQAAMETFAEAWVAANTPTAVNSDPASQSTPTANQSEDPPTMLPKEKLTSLKSSPQGKGGASEGKSDSPAGGAKSLPIHCIVEQVSGVPTFDTTGCQSSTSVELDSYAILPSTTTLCDLVRTALMKLGYSSSDTMNAKGAIQLKNWKPLTFESITNNLQSTVEDILGDLTNVATLKIRICSQPKLSSTDDVKEKLLQLLLNQSQGMLLNSGCPIDKVMLSSISQGHLPSDITSDTRRDFDLWFSEQLKKSTKPLESPSLSKTESSSPQKSCPTKSPVSTATSTPSAVQSSSPHLSATPMSSSGKHTRMRTSFDPEHEIPRLQKWFQVNQHPTREQMILYLSELNSLDSRKGRKQLDLTNIIYWFKNARAAFRRANKSTDDCQGDGEDTLGMAYPDAEESTKDVGGGNMEDRADSPVEESIPYLPNRNAVYVIPNPLHRIVTEEQATDLSTNKHKDERSESPKPSCPSESGGEEDSNLDLSDHRQQASTPKRDLEKVSGKRGVSPQGRKRRHSEESCASEDEENEPRPNSTHKSMVKQEIESDHEYVGSQSHISRELSVLAQSPHNRLALSIPHMPHPLAMHYIPLNAQYYHAQLQQRGHLVQQQVNVSHSNSNHSNHTNHINANSVSAKAALDKKRRTRVFIDPLTEIPKLEQWFLEDTHPSAYMIDKYCEELNRSEYRRKYPRLEPKNVQLWFKNHRAKVKRMRIEGPGHGVNYKYDDSSPGGELFDYEQHNSQHALSYEVDKGRQILSA